The following proteins come from a genomic window of Pyxidicoccus sp. MSG2:
- a CDS encoding POT family MFS transporter, producing the protein MAQPTAAAQSNKFPPQIPYIIGQEACERFSFYGMRGILTVFLADYLLRQTAGEGEDRAALAKSYFHLFMFGVYWFPLVGGWLADRVFGKFKVILWLSLVYCAGHACLAFFENVPLGFYFGLLLIAMGSGGIKPCVAAMVGDQFDESNKHLVNKIFSIFYWSINLGSFFAALFIPAILAKYGPSVAFGIPGILMFIATAIYWLGRRHYVLVPPTGKNPHSFFHVVMSALSPKGGRVKGSHWLDAARAEHPEPAVEGVKAVLRLVLLFIPVMFFWMIFDQKASTLVLQAKAMDPVVGPFTFQPSQIQLINPGLVMILIPLLTVAVYPLFKRLGWELTPLRRMPLGMVLCAASYVIAGFFQIRMDEKEVLNIAWMVLPYAVLTVAEILVSTTGLEFAYTQAPREMKSVVQSLWLVTTALANIFVAFISGIKAFQGPSQFFFYGSLALLAGLMLWLVARRFQVRDYFQAAAPVPTGEHTTAGATAKTA; encoded by the coding sequence ATGGCACAGCCCACCGCCGCCGCGCAGAGCAACAAGTTCCCCCCGCAAATCCCGTACATCATCGGCCAGGAGGCCTGTGAGCGGTTCAGCTTCTACGGGATGCGCGGAATCCTCACCGTGTTCCTGGCGGACTACCTGCTCCGGCAGACCGCGGGTGAGGGCGAGGACCGCGCCGCCCTCGCGAAGAGCTACTTCCACCTCTTCATGTTCGGCGTGTACTGGTTCCCGCTCGTGGGCGGGTGGCTCGCCGACCGGGTGTTCGGCAAGTTCAAGGTCATCCTCTGGCTGAGCCTGGTGTACTGCGCGGGCCACGCGTGCCTGGCGTTCTTCGAGAACGTGCCGCTGGGCTTCTACTTCGGGCTGCTGCTCATCGCGATGGGCTCGGGCGGAATCAAGCCGTGTGTCGCGGCGATGGTGGGGGACCAGTTCGACGAGTCCAACAAGCACCTCGTGAACAAGATCTTCTCCATCTTCTACTGGAGCATCAACCTCGGCTCGTTCTTCGCGGCGCTCTTCATCCCGGCCATCCTGGCGAAGTACGGGCCGTCGGTGGCGTTCGGCATTCCGGGCATCCTGATGTTCATCGCCACGGCCATCTACTGGCTGGGCCGCCGCCACTACGTGTTGGTGCCGCCCACGGGGAAGAACCCGCACTCGTTCTTCCACGTGGTCATGTCCGCGCTGTCGCCGAAGGGCGGGCGCGTGAAGGGCTCGCACTGGCTGGACGCCGCGCGGGCCGAGCACCCCGAGCCCGCCGTCGAGGGCGTCAAGGCGGTGCTCCGCCTCGTGCTGCTCTTCATCCCGGTGATGTTCTTCTGGATGATTTTCGACCAGAAGGCCTCGACGCTGGTGCTGCAGGCCAAGGCGATGGACCCGGTGGTGGGCCCCTTCACCTTCCAGCCGAGCCAGATTCAGCTCATCAACCCCGGCCTGGTGATGATTCTCATCCCGCTGCTCACGGTGGCGGTGTACCCGCTGTTCAAGCGCCTGGGCTGGGAGTTGACGCCGCTGCGCCGCATGCCGCTGGGCATGGTGCTGTGCGCGGCGTCCTACGTCATTGCCGGCTTCTTCCAGATCCGCATGGACGAGAAGGAGGTGCTCAACATCGCGTGGATGGTGCTGCCCTACGCGGTGCTGACGGTGGCGGAGATTCTGGTGTCCACCACGGGCCTGGAGTTCGCGTACACGCAGGCGCCCCGCGAGATGAAGAGCGTGGTGCAGTCGCTGTGGCTGGTGACGACGGCACTCGCGAACATCTTCGTGGCCTTCATCTCGGGCATCAAGGCGTTCCAGGGCCCGAGCCAGTTCTTCTTCTACGGCAGCCTCGCGCTGCTGGCGGGACTGATGCTCTGGCTCGTGGCGCGTAGGTTCCAGGTGCGCGACTACTTCCAGGCCGCGGCCCCCGTCCCCACCGGCGAGCACACCACGGCCGGAGCGACGGCCAAGACGGCGTAG